Proteins from a single region of Streptomyces sp. HUAS 15-9:
- a CDS encoding STAS/SEC14 domain-containing protein — protein MLERARDVPSGVDVVKAIGTVSKNDYKAVIEPLVDEARRAGRRIRILSEIGPEFRSFTPAAGWEDLKIGIGAMHLFEGCAVVSDISWIQESTRLASFLMPCPVRVFGLQDREEALRWLASLPEGPGVSHELLPESNVLVVEVEQPLRAQDFDALAQTADSWLETHDALAGVVVHARAFPGWENIGSLLRHVRFVRDHHRKVRRIALAADSKLAELVPHFANHFVQAEVRQFTYAQLDDAVAWAANPPDRNPPDAG, from the coding sequence ATGCTTGAGAGAGCCCGAGACGTGCCCTCGGGGGTCGACGTGGTCAAGGCGATCGGCACGGTGTCGAAGAACGATTACAAAGCGGTGATCGAGCCGCTCGTCGACGAAGCCCGCAGAGCAGGCCGCCGCATCCGGATCCTGTCGGAGATCGGCCCGGAATTCCGGTCGTTCACCCCGGCGGCCGGATGGGAGGACCTCAAGATCGGGATCGGCGCCATGCACCTGTTCGAGGGATGCGCGGTCGTCAGCGACATCAGCTGGATCCAAGAGTCGACCCGCCTCGCAAGCTTCCTGATGCCTTGTCCGGTACGCGTCTTCGGCCTTCAGGATCGCGAAGAGGCGCTGCGCTGGCTCGCCTCACTGCCCGAAGGGCCCGGCGTGTCCCACGAGCTCCTGCCCGAGTCCAACGTGCTCGTGGTCGAGGTCGAACAGCCCCTGCGCGCACAGGACTTCGACGCACTGGCACAGACCGCCGACAGCTGGCTCGAAACCCACGACGCACTGGCCGGTGTCGTGGTACACGCTCGCGCCTTCCCGGGATGGGAGAACATCGGAAGCCTGCTCCGGCATGTACGTTTCGTCCGCGACCACCATCGCAAGGTCAGGAGGATCGCCCTGGCCGCCGACAGCAAGCTCGCCGAACTCGTCCCTCATTTCGCGAACCACTTCGTCCAGGCCGAAGTACGGCAGTTCACATACGCCCAACTCGACGACGCAGTCGCCTGGGCCGCGAATCCGCCCGACCGTAACCCTCCGGACGCGGGTTGA
- a CDS encoding universal stress protein gives MTEEDRATWGTRRSCGCPTPCAPGRRVPEVTVRADVVLLQPAEALLHTSRGADLLVVGRRADRGGIEGRLGPVTHAVLQHADCSVTVVPHAG, from the coding sequence GTGACCGAGGAGGACCGCGCCACCTGGGGGACCAGGAGGTCCTGCGGTTGTCCGACGCCCTGCGCACCCGGCAGGAGAGTACCGGAGGTCACGGTCCGCGCGGATGTCGTCCTGCTCCAGCCGGCGGAGGCGCTCCTGCACACGTCCCGGGGAGCCGACCTGCTGGTCGTGGGCCGCCGCGCCGACCGGGGCGGCATCGAGGGCCGGCTGGGACCGGTCACGCACGCCGTCCTGCAACACGCCGACTGCTCGGTGACGGTCGTACCGCACGCTGGCTGA
- the hypD gene encoding hydrogenase formation protein HypD codes for MRYLDEYRDPVLARRLLDELEQTATRPWRIMEVCGGQTHTLVRQGIDELLPAGMRMIHGPGCPVCVTPLETLDRAMAIAARPGVIFTSFGDMLRVPGTDTDLLSLRARGADVRVVYAPMDAVRLAAEHPERQVVFLAVGFETTAPANAMAVMHAERLGLANFSMLVSHVLVPPAMTALLDDPDCEVQAFLAAGHVCAVMGWREYEPIAARYQVPIVVTGFEPLDLLEGILMAVRQLESGRHEVANQYVRAVRRVGNTDAQETVRRVFRVTDRAWRGIGALPGSGLELAPLYRRFDAARRFDVSGLAPAEDAECVAGVILTGARLPTDCAAYGTRCTPRHPLGAPMVSSEGTCAAFHAAGRTPTRSTA; via the coding sequence ATGAGATACCTGGACGAGTACCGCGACCCCGTGCTCGCCCGTCGCCTGCTGGACGAGCTGGAGCAGACCGCCACGCGCCCCTGGCGGATCATGGAGGTGTGCGGCGGGCAGACCCACACGCTCGTCCGCCAGGGCATCGACGAGCTGCTGCCCGCCGGCATGCGGATGATCCACGGCCCGGGCTGCCCGGTCTGCGTGACCCCGTTGGAGACCCTGGACCGGGCCATGGCCATCGCCGCCCGACCCGGCGTGATCTTCACCAGCTTCGGCGACATGCTGCGGGTGCCCGGCACGGACACCGACCTGCTGTCGCTGCGTGCACGCGGCGCGGACGTGCGTGTCGTCTACGCCCCGATGGACGCCGTGCGCCTGGCCGCCGAGCACCCAGAACGCCAAGTGGTTTTCCTGGCCGTCGGATTCGAGACGACCGCGCCGGCGAACGCCATGGCCGTGATGCACGCGGAGCGGCTCGGGCTGGCCAACTTCTCGATGCTGGTGAGCCATGTCCTGGTGCCGCCGGCCATGACTGCGCTGCTCGACGACCCGGACTGCGAGGTGCAGGCGTTCCTGGCGGCCGGGCACGTGTGCGCGGTGATGGGGTGGCGGGAGTACGAGCCGATTGCCGCCCGCTACCAGGTGCCCATCGTGGTGACCGGGTTCGAGCCTCTGGACCTGCTGGAGGGCATCCTGATGGCCGTACGGCAGCTGGAGAGCGGCCGGCACGAGGTGGCGAACCAGTACGTGCGCGCCGTTCGCCGCGTCGGCAACACCGACGCCCAGGAGACGGTGCGCCGCGTCTTCCGGGTCACCGACCGCGCCTGGCGGGGCATCGGCGCGCTGCCGGGGAGCGGTCTGGAACTCGCCCCGCTCTACCGCCGGTTCGACGCGGCCCGCCGCTTCGACGTGAGCGGTCTGGCCCCCGCCGAGGATGCGGAGTGCGTCGCCGGGGTGATCCTCACCGGGGCGAGACTGCCCACCGACTGCGCCGCCTACGGCACCCGCTGTACGCCCCGCCACCCCCTCGGCGCCCCCATGGTGTCGTCCGAGGGGACCTGTGCCGCCTTCCACGCGGCCGGACGCACCCCGACGAGGAGCACGGCATGA
- the hypE gene encoding hydrogenase expression/formation protein HypE encodes MTIDCPSPNHEDEVVLLGHGAGGRLTAELLDGLVLPALGGTPGPLEDAATLPGRPELVMSTDGFVVSPLFFPGGDIGSLAVHGTVNDLAMRGAWPLALSVSLIVEEGLPLAELRTVMESLGKAAEDVGVPVVTGDTKVVGRGAVDRLFITTTGIGQRHASLSPSAASARPGDAVLLSGPIGLHGTTVLSTREGLGFDIDIASDSKPLHRLVRALVPLGGAVHVLRDPTRGGLAASLNEIARDSSVAIEIDERAVPVPGAVSAACDLLGLDPLAVANEGCLVAFVDAAAAEETLAALRSLPEGAQAARIGAVLPEGPQGRVTLRTLVGARRIVDMPLGEQLPRIC; translated from the coding sequence ATGACCATCGACTGCCCGAGCCCGAACCACGAGGACGAGGTCGTGCTCCTCGGCCACGGCGCCGGCGGCCGCCTCACCGCGGAACTGCTGGATGGGCTGGTGCTGCCCGCCCTGGGTGGCACGCCGGGCCCGCTGGAGGACGCGGCAACGCTGCCGGGCCGTCCGGAGCTGGTGATGAGCACCGACGGCTTCGTCGTCAGTCCGCTGTTCTTCCCCGGCGGGGACATCGGGTCCCTCGCCGTGCACGGCACGGTCAACGATCTGGCGATGCGGGGTGCGTGGCCGCTGGCCCTGTCGGTGTCCCTGATCGTCGAGGAGGGGCTGCCGCTCGCCGAACTGCGGACCGTGATGGAGTCGTTGGGGAAGGCAGCCGAGGACGTGGGGGTGCCCGTGGTCACCGGGGACACCAAGGTCGTAGGGCGCGGTGCGGTCGACCGGCTGTTCATCACCACCACGGGGATCGGGCAGCGGCACGCGTCGCTGTCCCCCTCCGCCGCGTCGGCTCGCCCCGGGGACGCGGTGCTGCTGTCCGGTCCGATCGGGCTGCACGGCACTACCGTGCTCAGCACCCGGGAGGGCCTGGGCTTCGACATTGACATCGCCTCCGACTCGAAGCCACTGCATCGGCTGGTGCGGGCGCTGGTGCCGCTGGGCGGTGCCGTCCACGTGCTGCGCGACCCGACCCGGGGCGGGCTGGCCGCCTCTCTCAACGAGATCGCCCGCGACTCGTCGGTCGCCATCGAGATCGATGAGCGGGCGGTCCCGGTGCCTGGAGCGGTGTCCGCCGCGTGCGACCTGCTGGGACTGGATCCGCTGGCGGTCGCCAACGAGGGCTGCCTGGTCGCGTTCGTCGACGCCGCCGCGGCCGAGGAGACCCTCGCGGCGCTGCGCTCCCTGCCCGAGGGCGCGCAGGCGGCGCGGATCGGCGCGGTGCTCCCAGAGGGTCCGCAAGGACGGGTGACTCTGCGGACGCTGGTCGGGGCCCGGCGCATCGTGGACATGCCTCTGGGAGAGCAACTGCCACGCATCTGCTAG
- a CDS encoding class I fructose-bisphosphate aldolase codes for MTDIQELLGDEAKDLLTHSAQGIPGEDLVLPGPDFVDRVVAGTDRSPRVLRNLQSLFDHGRLAGTGYLSILPVDQGIEHSAASAFAPNPRYLDPANIVELAVDGGCNAVASTLGVLGAVSRRYAHRIPFIVKLNHNELLTYPNHYDQILFGDVQQCFDLGAAGVGATVYFGSEQSDRQLREASEVFARAHELGMFTVLWCYLRNSAFKKDGVDYAVSADLTGQANHLGVTIEADIVKQKQAENNGGYRALGFGKTHPLLYDRLTTDHPIDLTRWQVANCYMGRVGLINSGGASAGQGDLAQAVRTAVINKRAGGTGLITGRKAFQRPTAEGIELLHAVQDVYLDESVTVA; via the coding sequence ATGACCGACATCCAAGAGTTGCTGGGCGACGAGGCCAAGGACCTGCTGACGCACTCCGCCCAGGGGATCCCGGGGGAGGATCTGGTGCTACCCGGCCCCGACTTCGTCGACCGGGTCGTGGCCGGCACCGACCGCTCGCCCCGGGTGCTGCGCAACCTGCAGTCACTCTTCGACCACGGCCGACTGGCCGGCACCGGATACCTGTCGATCCTGCCGGTCGACCAGGGAATCGAGCACTCCGCGGCGTCGGCGTTCGCCCCGAACCCCCGCTACCTCGACCCCGCGAACATCGTCGAACTCGCCGTCGATGGCGGCTGCAACGCGGTGGCCAGCACACTCGGTGTGCTCGGCGCCGTGTCGCGGCGCTACGCGCACCGAATCCCCTTCATCGTCAAGCTCAACCACAACGAGCTGCTCACCTACCCGAACCACTACGACCAGATCCTGTTCGGCGATGTCCAGCAGTGCTTCGACCTCGGCGCGGCAGGCGTCGGCGCCACGGTCTACTTCGGCTCGGAACAGTCGGACCGCCAACTGCGGGAGGCCAGCGAGGTCTTCGCCCGGGCCCATGAACTGGGCATGTTCACGGTGCTGTGGTGCTATCTGCGCAACTCGGCGTTCAAGAAGGACGGCGTGGACTACGCGGTGTCCGCCGACCTCACCGGCCAGGCCAATCATCTCGGCGTGACGATCGAGGCCGACATCGTCAAACAGAAACAGGCGGAGAACAACGGTGGCTACCGCGCGCTGGGCTTCGGCAAGACCCACCCGCTGCTGTACGACAGGCTCACCACCGACCACCCGATCGACCTCACGCGCTGGCAGGTCGCCAACTGCTACATGGGCCGCGTCGGCCTGATCAACAGCGGCGGCGCCTCGGCCGGCCAGGGAGACCTGGCCCAGGCGGTACGGACCGCGGTGATCAACAAGCGGGCCGGCGGCACCGGCCTCATCACCGGCCGCAAAGCCTTCCAGCGCCCCACCGCCGAGGGCATCGAGCTCCTGCACGCCGTCCAGGACGTCTACCTCGACGAGAGTGTCACCGTCGCCTGA
- a CDS encoding archease: MTDQWPEQSPRGHRSLPHTGDLRVEAWAPTREECIVEAVRGMVGSFAELPECAFGATRECVVSAEDDDRLLATVLEEVIYRMDAGDELPVDVVVMQEPGGVRVRFTMADSSTATQTGAVPKAVALHGLRLARDSQGWACRVTLDV, translated from the coding sequence ATGACCGATCAATGGCCCGAGCAGTCGCCGCGCGGTCATCGGAGTCTTCCGCACACCGGTGATCTGCGTGTCGAGGCGTGGGCACCGACGCGCGAGGAATGCATCGTGGAGGCGGTGCGGGGCATGGTCGGCAGTTTTGCCGAACTGCCTGAGTGTGCTTTCGGCGCTACCCGGGAGTGCGTGGTGTCAGCCGAGGACGATGACCGGCTCCTGGCCACTGTGCTCGAGGAAGTCATCTACCGCATGGACGCCGGGGACGAGCTCCCTGTGGACGTCGTGGTGATGCAGGAGCCGGGCGGGGTGCGCGTGCGATTCACGATGGCCGACAGCTCGACCGCCACGCAGACCGGGGCCGTGCCGAAGGCCGTCGCATTGCATGGACTGCGGCTGGCCCGGGATTCGCAGGGGTGGGCCTGCCGGGTGACTCTGGATGTGTGA
- a CDS encoding Ni/Fe hydrogenase subunit alpha: MTHRGSRVLHVGSLSRVEGEGALRLHVHDGTVTEARLEIYEPPRFFEAFLRGRSYTEPPDITARVCGICPVAYQMSACAAIEDACGVTVDPVIRDLRRLLYCGEWIESQTLHIHLLHAPDFLGRSSAIDLARTHRNEVERGLRLKKAGNALMELIGGRAVHPVNVRLGGFHRAPTREELRPLAEELKRALDDAWATVRWVAGFEFPDARTDADLLALAAPHSYAIESGTPTVLRADGSTDSFPVRDFTHHVTETQVAHSTALHSRLDGRLHLTGSLARFAIGGRRLTPVARQAAVEAGLGDPRDGAVCRNPYRSILVRAVETVYAVDEALRIIGSYEPPARPYSEVPPLAGVGHGATEAPRGMLYHRYALDAEGLVTDALLVPPTAQNQGAIEDDLRRLAQQAIHDHDPDDGELTALCERAIRNHDPCISCSTHFLDLTVVRTSGGCDA; the protein is encoded by the coding sequence GTGACCCACCGTGGATCCCGTGTGCTGCACGTCGGCTCGCTCTCCCGGGTCGAGGGCGAGGGCGCGCTGCGCCTGCACGTGCACGACGGCACGGTCACCGAGGCCCGGCTGGAGATCTACGAGCCTCCGCGCTTCTTCGAGGCGTTCCTGCGCGGCCGCTCGTACACCGAGCCGCCGGACATCACGGCCCGGGTGTGCGGGATCTGCCCGGTGGCATACCAGATGAGCGCCTGCGCGGCGATCGAGGACGCCTGCGGGGTGACGGTCGATCCGGTGATCCGGGACCTGCGCAGGCTGCTGTACTGCGGCGAGTGGATCGAGAGCCAGACCCTGCACATCCACCTGCTGCACGCGCCGGACTTCCTGGGCCGGTCGAGCGCGATCGACCTCGCGCGCACGCACCGGAACGAGGTCGAGCGCGGCCTACGGCTGAAGAAGGCCGGCAATGCGCTGATGGAGCTGATCGGCGGACGGGCCGTGCACCCGGTCAACGTGCGCCTGGGCGGCTTCCACCGGGCGCCTACGCGCGAGGAACTACGGCCGCTGGCGGAGGAGCTGAAGCGGGCGCTGGACGATGCGTGGGCGACCGTACGGTGGGTGGCCGGCTTCGAGTTCCCCGACGCCCGCACCGACGCCGACCTGCTGGCGCTCGCCGCCCCGCACTCCTACGCGATCGAGAGCGGCACCCCGACTGTGCTGCGCGCCGACGGCAGCACGGACTCCTTCCCGGTGCGGGACTTCACCCACCACGTCACCGAGACCCAGGTGGCTCACTCGACCGCGCTGCACTCCCGGCTCGACGGGCGGCTGCACCTCACCGGCTCCCTCGCCCGGTTCGCGATCGGCGGGCGCCGGCTCACGCCGGTGGCCCGGCAGGCCGCCGTCGAGGCCGGGCTGGGCGATCCCCGCGACGGTGCCGTGTGCCGCAACCCGTACCGGTCCATCCTGGTGCGGGCGGTGGAGACGGTGTACGCCGTCGACGAGGCGCTGCGGATCATCGGCTCCTACGAGCCGCCCGCCCGCCCGTACTCCGAGGTGCCGCCCCTCGCGGGAGTGGGCCACGGTGCCACCGAGGCGCCGCGTGGGATGCTCTACCACCGCTACGCGCTCGACGCCGAGGGCCTGGTCACCGACGCGCTGCTGGTGCCGCCCACCGCTCAGAACCAGGGAGCGATCGAGGACGATCTGCGGCGCCTGGCCCAGCAGGCCATCCATGACCACGACCCGGACGACGGCGAGTTGACGGCGCTGTGCGAACGGGCGATCCGCAACCACGACCCGTGCATCTCCTGCTCCACCCACTTCCTCGACCTGACGGTCGTCCGTACCTCAGGGGGTTGCGATGCCTGA
- a CDS encoding AAA family ATPase, translated as MAVPSSDIPLPDKPPKVFDRDAEWQALVTFACDSRPEARLGLVSGRLRQGKTYLLKALTRSLGGFYFGAQQGTQSESLSQLAGEFARYTNASPPPHWHGWEDAIDDLLALGDQRPTPIVIDEFPDLVRQSPSLPSILHSAYRRHDGGRPGRARLLLSGSSLPLMHRLFSTASPLHELSDLHLTVGPLDYRQAARFWGSDDPGLAVLVHAVVGGTPAYRRDYVQDDAPAGREDFDAWVCRSVLNPGKPLFREAYHLLQEEIDHKDRALCHSALSAVATGCSTQGQVADCLGAPLTDTARCLGLLREHRLLHGAADAFRPSLVRLRVAEPLLAFEHAAVRPHRSALAQQDAVTVWKHARPGFDSMVARSHFAQICRDWALHFADPDAFSARPRSVAHGSVADPAHPGGTDLAAEVVVRGHGGMRNGSLLSVGLARWDEVMDLDHVERLRRLLDLLSDRGEDVSRTRPACFSGAGFSPALRAAEAQGQVVLVDLDRLYGRA; from the coding sequence ATGGCCGTGCCGTCGTCCGACATCCCTCTCCCGGACAAGCCACCCAAGGTCTTCGACCGGGACGCCGAGTGGCAGGCACTCGTCACTTTTGCCTGTGACAGCCGGCCCGAAGCTCGCCTCGGGCTCGTCAGCGGGCGGCTTCGACAAGGCAAGACCTACCTGCTGAAGGCCCTTACCAGGTCCCTGGGAGGCTTCTACTTCGGGGCTCAGCAAGGCACGCAGAGCGAGTCACTGAGCCAGCTCGCCGGCGAGTTCGCCCGCTACACGAACGCATCTCCCCCACCTCACTGGCACGGCTGGGAGGACGCCATCGACGACCTCCTGGCACTCGGAGACCAGCGTCCGACGCCCATCGTCATCGACGAATTCCCCGACCTGGTGCGGCAGAGCCCCTCGCTTCCCTCCATCCTGCACAGCGCCTACCGGCGCCACGACGGCGGACGCCCCGGCCGGGCCCGTCTCCTGCTCAGCGGCAGCTCCCTGCCCCTCATGCACCGGCTCTTCAGCACAGCGTCCCCGCTGCACGAACTGAGCGATCTGCACCTCACCGTGGGCCCGCTCGACTACCGGCAAGCGGCACGGTTCTGGGGCTCCGACGACCCCGGCCTCGCCGTGCTCGTCCACGCCGTCGTCGGCGGCACCCCCGCCTACCGGCGCGACTACGTCCAGGACGACGCACCCGCCGGGCGGGAGGACTTCGACGCCTGGGTGTGCAGGAGCGTGCTCAACCCCGGAAAGCCCCTGTTCCGCGAGGCGTACCACCTGCTGCAGGAGGAGATCGACCACAAGGACCGCGCCCTGTGCCACTCCGCCCTCTCCGCCGTGGCCACCGGGTGCTCGACCCAGGGGCAGGTCGCGGACTGCCTCGGCGCGCCTCTGACCGACACCGCGCGTTGTCTCGGACTGCTGCGGGAGCACAGGCTGCTGCACGGCGCCGCCGACGCATTCCGGCCCAGCCTCGTCAGGCTCCGCGTCGCCGAGCCACTGCTGGCCTTCGAACACGCGGCCGTGCGACCCCATCGGTCTGCCCTGGCACAGCAGGACGCCGTCACGGTCTGGAAGCACGCCCGTCCGGGCTTCGATTCCATGGTGGCCCGGTCCCACTTCGCTCAGATCTGCCGTGACTGGGCCCTCCACTTCGCCGACCCGGACGCCTTCAGCGCGCGTCCCAGGTCGGTGGCCCACGGGTCCGTGGCCGACCCCGCGCACCCCGGCGGCACGGACCTGGCGGCGGAAGTGGTCGTTCGCGGCCACGGCGGCATGCGCAACGGCTCTCTGCTGTCGGTGGGCCTGGCCCGGTGGGACGAGGTCATGGACCTGGACCATGTGGAACGCCTCCGGAGGCTCCTCGACCTCCTCTCCGACCGCGGCGAGGACGTCTCCCGCACCCGGCCGGCTTGCTTCAGCGGCGCCGGCTTCAGCCCGGCCCTACGCGCCGCCGAAGCGCAGGGGCAGGTAGTACTCGTTGACCTCGACCGGCTGTATGGACGGGCCTGA
- a CDS encoding Hsp20/alpha crystallin family protein encodes MTLPVRHRHGRLLERAYPWPEPIAAEFDELFERMNRFLESAAPSWTEPLTWAPLADLSETDEVYKVECEVPGIKREDIDVEVSGRELHITGELKEREREGVLRRTTRRTGHFEYRALLPTDVKAEDVHAALADGILTVTVPKAHAAKPHHVEIEG; translated from the coding sequence ATGACTCTGCCCGTACGACACAGGCACGGCCGCCTGCTGGAGCGGGCCTACCCCTGGCCTGAGCCGATAGCCGCCGAGTTCGACGAACTCTTCGAGCGGATGAACCGGTTCCTGGAGTCCGCCGCACCGTCCTGGACCGAGCCCCTGACATGGGCGCCGCTGGCCGATCTGAGCGAGACCGACGAGGTATACAAGGTCGAGTGCGAAGTGCCCGGCATCAAGCGCGAGGACATCGACGTCGAGGTCAGCGGACGGGAACTGCACATCACCGGGGAGTTGAAGGAACGCGAACGCGAAGGAGTTTTGCGCCGCACCACCCGCCGTACCGGCCACTTCGAGTACCGGGCGCTGCTGCCCACCGACGTGAAGGCCGAGGATGTCCACGCCGCCCTCGCCGACGGCATCCTCACCGTCACCGTCCCCAAGGCTCACGCAGCCAAGCCCCACCACGTCGAGATCGAGGGCTGA
- a CDS encoding universal stress protein, with protein MPMEAAAHMRGGRTCHSPCGRVAGSLSIIRVELPPCRAGRVLRRGRTAHERANVSSAVSRARAGTAGGGPAGEEETMIHPVLAGVDGSEHSLAAAEWAAREAMLRRVPLRVVHAAPPLPGDAVLHQAGKRCAAWSASSRG; from the coding sequence ATGCCGATGGAGGCGGCCGCACACATGCGGGGCGGCAGGACGTGCCACAGTCCGTGCGGCCGCGTCGCGGGTTCCCTGTCCATCATCCGTGTGGAGCTGCCACCCTGCAGAGCCGGTCGGGTCCTTCGTCGAGGCCGAACGGCCCACGAGCGGGCGAACGTCTCGTCTGCCGTTTCGCGAGCCCGCGCTGGAACAGCGGGAGGGGGCCCGGCGGGCGAGGAGGAAACGATGATTCACCCCGTGCTGGCGGGCGTCGACGGATCCGAGCACAGCCTCGCCGCGGCCGAGTGGGCGGCACGGGAGGCGATGCTGCGACGTGTTCCTCTGCGTGTCGTGCACGCCGCTCCACCGCTTCCGGGCGATGCGGTTCTTCACCAGGCCGGGAAACGCTGCGCCGCGTGGAGCGCATCGTCCAGGGGGTGA
- a CDS encoding oxidoreductase, whose translation MTPKLAVFKLASCDGCQLTLLDCEDELLALAGRVEISHFLEASSDVAPGPYDLTLVEGSVTTAEDAERVRAIRAASRHLVTIGACATAGGIQALRNFADIDEYRRTVYAHPEYISTLAASTPVSTHVDVDFELRGCPIDRRQLLEVITAFLAGRKPDVPNHSVCFECKRRGTVCVTVTHGTPCLGPVTHAGCGALCPAYSRGCFGCFGPSGSANLPALIPLLRRDGLDEDAVGRFLHTFNAAAFEEELHP comes from the coding sequence ATGACACCGAAGCTCGCGGTGTTCAAGCTGGCCTCTTGCGACGGCTGCCAGCTGACCCTGCTGGACTGCGAGGACGAGCTGCTGGCGCTGGCGGGCCGGGTGGAGATCTCGCACTTCCTGGAGGCATCCAGCGACGTGGCGCCCGGCCCGTACGACCTGACGCTCGTCGAGGGCTCGGTCACCACGGCCGAGGACGCCGAACGCGTCCGCGCGATCCGCGCCGCCTCCCGCCACCTGGTGACGATCGGCGCCTGTGCGACCGCCGGCGGCATCCAGGCCCTGCGGAACTTCGCGGACATCGACGAGTACCGTCGCACGGTCTACGCCCATCCCGAATACATCTCGACGCTCGCCGCCTCCACACCCGTGTCGACGCATGTGGACGTCGACTTCGAGCTGCGCGGCTGCCCGATCGACCGGCGGCAGCTGCTGGAAGTGATCACGGCGTTCCTGGCGGGCCGCAAGCCGGACGTACCGAACCACAGCGTCTGCTTCGAGTGCAAGCGGCGCGGCACGGTGTGCGTGACCGTCACCCACGGCACGCCCTGTCTGGGTCCGGTCACGCATGCCGGGTGCGGGGCGCTGTGCCCGGCCTACAGCCGCGGCTGCTTCGGCTGCTTCGGCCCGTCCGGGTCGGCGAATCTGCCCGCGTTGATCCCCCTGCTGCGCCGCGACGGCCTCGACGAGGACGCCGTCGGCCGCTTCCTGCACACCTTCAACGCCGCCGCTTTCGAAGAGGAGTTGCACCCGTGA
- a CDS encoding CBS domain-containing protein, translating to MRHRSVGDLMTPTVVCAQLGTPFEEIAHLLDEYGITAVPVVDDEGRPVGVVSGTDLLRKETSAGVGSTARDLMTSPAVVAEPGWNAVRAARTMDRRKVKRLPVVDDDGRLIGVISQSDLVQLFLRRDRAIEEEILEDVVVRTLGLTPSALVVEVTDGRVTLSGSVERRSLVPVTVRLCEGVDGVVDVVNRLGFDRDDTVHETTS from the coding sequence ATGAGACACCGCAGTGTGGGTGATCTGATGACGCCCACCGTCGTGTGCGCGCAGCTGGGCACGCCCTTCGAGGAGATTGCGCACCTTCTTGACGAGTACGGCATCACGGCCGTTCCGGTGGTCGACGACGAGGGCAGGCCGGTCGGGGTCGTGTCTGGGACGGACCTGCTCCGCAAGGAGACGTCCGCCGGTGTCGGGAGCACAGCCCGGGACCTGATGACGAGTCCCGCCGTGGTCGCGGAGCCGGGGTGGAACGCGGTGCGTGCCGCGCGAACGATGGACAGGCGCAAGGTCAAACGGCTGCCCGTGGTGGACGACGACGGCCGGCTCATCGGGGTGATCAGCCAAAGTGACCTGGTGCAGCTCTTCCTCCGCAGGGACCGTGCGATCGAGGAGGAGATCCTCGAGGACGTCGTCGTACGGACACTCGGGCTGACTCCCTCCGCGCTGGTGGTCGAGGTCACCGACGGCAGGGTCACGCTGAGCGGCAGCGTGGAGCGCAGGAGCCTGGTTCCGGTCACTGTGCGGCTGTGCGAAGGTGTCGACGGAGTGGTGGACGTGGTCAATCGGCTCGGCTTCGACCGGGACGACACGGTGCACGAGACTACTTCGTAG
- a CDS encoding IS3 family transposase, translating to MDGCCSFYSGLASAKSRAARQAADEALAHEVTVIHVASRKTYGVPRVHAELRHLGRCVNRKRRPHHARA from the coding sequence TTGGACGGCTGCTGTTCCTTCTACTCCGGGCTCGCCTCGGCGAAGAGCCGGGCCGCACGGCAGGCCGCCGACGAGGCCCTGGCCCACGAGGTCACCGTCATCCACGTCGCTTCCCGCAAAACCTACGGCGTCCCGCGCGTCCACGCCGAACTGCGGCACCTGGGCCGGTGTGTGAACCGCAAGCGTCGCCCGCATCATGCGCGAGCGTGA